The Oreochromis niloticus isolate F11D_XX linkage group LG13, O_niloticus_UMD_NMBU, whole genome shotgun sequence genome has a window encoding:
- the cfap43 gene encoding cilia- and flagella-associated protein 43 isoform X2, translated as MNEFGSLELRWIQGFANRNTEFVENKTVCYTCGNHICFLNLETRTQNAFPSPGRGIGALTANGNSGIFAFSEEKLSPSIYVYTFPELQLKNELKGGAQLDYTSLALSHGGPYLGSCSSLPDHIITVWNWENAEPLCSQPQAGQDVVSLAFNPMNWLQLCALGTASLTVWNIAKSDSLHVLQPSTIELPAPDGTFSESQAPSSQNAKLHQRTRARLTPSAICWTATSKLYVGCAEGFLLLVDPESHSVSVLFNPTSADAIPELRRNSFQRLTPNNNGLIAVGKESVVHLQIKGTQINIAQTWQLERPVTTVMYSPDYKALLFSSNTGQMYVLNPAQSDRIVKIFDVLSGNFVTATLLHNDKNICVSLKESGELQLWSSDGICISSLSLQVEVTCLASCPFAHYAAVGTATGKVLFIDLNQEQRPRLVHEVLLYHTAVDHLVFDHGGNYLFTSGSDSHIYVLEARPSKMFSVIGYTVLPGCILSLSAQCNRDNNEVKVLALCAGEEDRKKDGSLLTLLSLPTQNLGGPDSIDRHGCLSSHVLKVFTFTVPRPLKSCVLGLSEIFAYCHRSKTLQRFVLPEDKGDLSDQQGVELKPVQEVRGHPLGPASLALSPHCLWLASVGRDGLLRIRETASMERYIELQCHSCRLGGVRSVSFSTDGCTLLTVGLKDGSLVCTNIRVKGGDVSKMNEATQYSKSMAHFLKNIFDTENPILINFPVWGQVSLVGTETQEVSGGPSVDVTERDGDDNNLLRAPPSQPTWLESRREGLLKEDQEQYSEMKKNLMETMKELRDSIQEMIRDSENQPEHFNLDVEEERRLEAMVEQEVTRVRTEIEWDILEKCYLRDVLKRECWDTMKVISRTIKAFHSDLEVLNYPLKEQTEKELEDLCRVQNMRKLEKAACSLGNLKKDLSAQEEEEEKKVQDAETATVTGSISAELGYSNPYVYDQFSLKTIEQRINQIVLLQDVIYRTKTAFNTDFEALHKQKMKELKRVRDRNKHIREIMLQLDMHEELWEPSLTNSEWPERLLTVEDSEIRAERYLTAEQKEEEERRKLEEERRLAAQADDSRERALDDMMDGVLEVKKEDILKMEIPPPEFVLTKPDIQWSEEEKKAFKEYEKKAKELSEEKEKYKKLLEIEIKKLHQSTKEATERFDENLAKLLEKKVNCTVAIYQEELKITYLVESVLREEEMRSQEQELKLKLEKMLAYKDETGERLKKLEEEVEFLQETYDNVVLEDKSLDKDFRRAFSELPSHMVDCLYKMFKRRPRAQKMRAQMDNSNNSDPFKEHRLYGSQAPDAFSQMLRAMDELDAPANMPEGLSTVAWERFCQIRRAKVESEQKVKTKALTLAEMQAFLQKKRNEDKAAQEKIKNLSEALESLHRKRTDLLMDTMVQIILKQGQVEVTTTDPTAANADTDFILYHRSVVDNLRSVIRTLAEQKIASMVACKDVRKGMIQLEWENKVMRKQIEDLYDKEKNIKMLRLSEEQQKMTHRSKSDQESHTSKQISSLEKSIALMETTHKKSVQQRLRKIEQLNKRAAAKAKKSANLEQQLPEMQVTVSELRHICEAAAMAENEAAAREERYQEIVKRSKLKELARVQAENLAFLGAEVERLTMKNFPSLDQLKH; from the exons atgaaTGAGTTTGGAAGTTTAGAGCTCAG GTGGATACAAGGTTTCGCAAACAGAAATACCGAGTttgttgaaaataaaacagtatGCTACACATGTGGGAATCATATATGTTTCCTGAACTTGGAGACAAGGACGCAAAACGCGTTTCCGAGTCCTGGCAGAGGCATTGGTGCATTGACAGCCAACGGAAACAGTGGGATTTTTGCTTTCTCCGAGGAAAAGCTATCCCCGTCGATATATGTGTACACTTTCCCTGAGCTTCAGTTGAAGAATGAACTTAAGG GAGGAGCACAACTGGACTATACATCTCTGGCATTAAGTCACGGTGGTCCATATTTGGGCTCCTGCTCCTCTCTTCCTGACCACATCATTACTGTGTG GAACTGGGAAAATGCTGAGCCGCTTTGTTCTCAACCACAAGCTGGACAGGATGTCGTTTCCTTGGCATTCAACCCCATGAATTGGCTTCAGCTTTGTGCCTTGGGCACTGCTTCACTCACTGTCTGGAATATTGCAAAGAGTGACAGCCTTCATGTCCTGCAACCGAG TACAATTGAGCTTCCAGCACCTGATGGGACCTTTAGTGAGAGCCAGGCACCATCCTCTCAAAAT GCCAAACTCCACCAGAGGACCAGAGCCAGGCTGACTCCTTCTGCCATCTGCTGGACAGCCACGTCAAAGCTCTATGTGGGCTGTGCTGAAGGATTCCTGCTTCTTGTTGACCCAGAGAGCCACTCTGTCTCTGTCCTTTTCAATCCTACAA GTGCTGATGCTATCCCTGAACTCAGAAGAAACAGCTTTCAGCGTTTAACTCCTAATAACAATGGTTTGATTGCTGTAGGAAAG GAGAGCGTGGTACACCTGCAAATCAAAGGGACTCAGATAAACATTGCACAAACGTGGCAGTTAGAAAGACCTGTCACAACTGTGATGTACTCTCCTGACTATAAAGCATTACTTTTTTCCTCTAATACA GGGCAGATGTATGTGTTGAACCCAGCCCAGTCAGACAGGATTGTGAAGATCTTCGATGTTCTCAGCGGCAACTTTGTGACAGCAACTCTCTTGCACAATGACAAGAACATTTGTGTG TCCTTGAAGGAGTCTGGAGAATTGCAGCTGTGGTCCTCAGATGGCATCTGCATCAGTTCTCTCTCACTCCAAGTGGAG GTGACATGTCTGGCCTCCTGTCCTTTTGCACACTATGCAGCTGTAGGAACAGCTACAGGAAAAGTGCTCTTTATTGACCTAAACCAGGAGCAGAGGCCTCGCCTGGTGCACGAGGTTCTCCTTTACCACACTGCTGTTGATCACTTAGT TTTTGATCATGGCGGGAACTACCTTTTCACCAGTGGCTCAGATTCACATATCTATGTCTTAGAAGCAAGGCCATCCAAGATGTTTTCAGTCATAGGGTACACAG TTCTTCCTGGATGCATTTTGTCTCTTTCCGCTCAGTGCAACAGAGACAACAACGAGGTGAAGGTTCTTGCACTGTGTGCTGGTGAAGAGGACAGAAAAAAGGACGGTAGCCTGCTTACATTGCTCTCTTTGCCTACCCAGAACCTTGGAG GTCCAGATAGTATAGACCGACATGGTTGCCTGTCTTCTCACGTCCTCAAAGTGTTCACATTCACGGTGCCTCGTCCACTTAAAAGCTGTGTTCTGGGATTAAGTGAGATCTTTGCTTACTGCCACAGGAGTAAAACACTTCAGCGATTTGTACTTCCCGAG GACAAAGGGGATCTCTCCGATCAACAGGGAGTCGAGCTGAAACCAGTGCAGGAAGTAAGGGGTCATCCGTTGGGCCCTgcctctcttgctctctcccCTCACTGCTTATGGTTGGCTTCTGTGGGCCGAGATGGCTTACTACGGATTAGAGAAACTGCTTCCATG GAGCGCTACATTGAACTGCAGTGTCACTCGTGCCGTCTCGGTGGAGTCCGGAGCGTGTCCTTTTCCACAGACGGTTGTACACTCCTCACTGTAGGCCTCAAAGATGGCTCTCTTGTATGCACTAATATCAG AGTTAAAGGTGGGGATGTCAGTAAGATGAATGAAGCTACTCAGTACAGCAAGTCTATGGCTCATTTCTTGAAGAATATCTTTGATACTGAAAATCCCATCCTGATTAACTTTCCTGTGTGGGGTCAAGTGTCTCTGGTTGGGACGGAAACTCAAGAG GTCAGTGGTGGACCATCTGTGGATGTGACAGAGCGAGATGGGGATGATAACAACCTCCTACGTGCTCCACCTTCACAGCCCACCTGGCTGGAAAGCAGGCGAGAGGGG CTTCTAAAAGAAGATCAAGAACAATACTCTGAGATGAAGAAGAACCTGATGGAAACCATGAAAGAGTTACGTGACAGT ATCCAGGAGATGATACGTGACAGTGAGAACCAGCCTGAACACTTTAACCTGGATGttgaggaggagaggagactCGAGGCCATGGTGGAGCAGGAGGTCACGAGG GTGAGGACGGAAATTGAATGGGACATTTTAGAAAAATGTTACCTCCGTGATGTCCTAAAGAGAGAATGCTGGGATACCATGAAGGTCATCAGCAGGACCATAAAG GCTTTTCACTCTGACCTTGAAGTGCTGAACTACCCtctgaaagagcaaacagagAAAGAGCTTGAAGACCTTTGCAGGGTTCAAAATATGAGGAAGTTAGAAAAAGCTGCCTGCAGC CTGGGCAACCTAAAGAAGGATCTCAGTGcacaagaagaagaggaggagaagaaagtcCAGGACGCAGAGACTGCCACTGTGACGGGGAGTATCTCGGCTGAGTTAGGATATTCAAATCCTTATGTTTACGATCAGTTCAGCCTGAAAACCATAGAGCAGAGGATCAACCAGATTGTTTTGTTACAG GATGTGATTTATCGCACCAAGACAGCTTTCAACACTGACTTTGAGGCATTACACAAGCAGAAGATGAAGGAGCTCAAACGTGTGAGAGACAGGAACAAGCACATCAGAGAAATCATGCTGCAGCTGGACATGCACGAGGAGCTGTGGGAGCCCAGTCTGACCAACAGCGAGTGGCCAGAGAGGCTGCTCACAGTAGAAGACTCTGAG ATAAGAGCTGAACGGTACCTGACAGCGGagcagaaagaggaggaggagaggagaaagctGGAAGAGGAACGTCGTTTGGCTGCCCAA GCTGATGATTCTAGAGAAAGGGCTCTTGATGACATGATGGATGGAGTACTTGAAGTGAAAAAAGAGGACATCCTGAAAATG GAAATACCTCCGCCTGAGTTTGTTTTGACCAAACCTGACATTCAGTGgagtgaggaggagaaaaaagctTTCAAAGAGTATGAAAAGAAAGCCAAGGAGCTCAGCGAGGAGAAGGAGAAGTACAAAAAG CTACTGGAAATCGAAATAAAAAAGCTTCACCAGTCCACCAAGGAAGCGACCGAAAGGTTTGATGAAAATCTGGCAAAGCTGTTAGAGAAGAAAGTGAACTGCACAGTAGCTATATACCAG GAAGAGCTCAAGATCACATATCTCGTTGAGTCAGTCCTCAGAGAAGAAGAGATGAGAAGCCAGGAGCAGGAGCTCAAGCTCAAACTTGAAAAAATGTTGGCATACAAG GATGAAACTGGGGAGAGGTTGAAGAAGCTGGAAGAAGAAGTAGAGTTTTTACAGGAGACCTATGACAATGTTGTTCTTGAAGACAAA TCGCTGGATAAAGACTTCAGGAGGGCGTTTTCAGAACTCCCGAGCCATATGGTCGATTGCCTCTATAAGATGTTCAAACGCAGACCCAG GGCTCAGAAGATgagggcccagatggacaacaGTAACAATTCTGACCCGTTTAAAGAGCATCGTCTGTATGGTTCTCAGGCCCCTGATGCATTCAGCCAAATGCTCAGAGCCATGGATGAGCTGGACGCTCCAGCGAACATGCCAGAGGGCTTGAGCACAGTAGCCTGGGAGAGATTCTGTCAAATTCGCAGAGCTAAAGTAGAGAGCGAGCAAAAG gtaaaaacaaaagctttgACTCTCGCTGAGATGCAGGCATTCCTGCAGAAGAAGAGAAATGAGGATAAAGCTGCTcaagagaaaattaaaaatctTTCTGAAGCGCTTGAAAG TCTGCACCGGAAGAGGACTGATCTCCTGATGGACACCATGGTCCAGATCATACTTAAACAGGGACAGGTGGAGGTGACTACCACAGACCCAACTGCTGCCAACGCAGACACCGACTTCATTCTTTACCACAGGAGCGTTGTGGACAACCTGAGAAGTGTCATCAGG ACACTTGCAGAGCAGAAAATAGCATCCATGGTGGCGTGCAAAGATGTGCGTAAGGGCATGATCCAGCTAGAGTGGGAGAACAAGGTGATGAGGAAGCAAATAGAAGACCTCTACGACAAGGAGAAGAATATCAAGATGCTACGACTCTCAgaggagcagcagaaaatgaCA catCGCAGCAAGTCAGATCAAGAAAGTCACACATCCAAGCAGATTTCGAGTTTGGAGAAAAGTATTGCGTTGATGGAAACG ACTCATAAGAAGAGTGTGCAGCAACGCTTAAGAAAGATTGAACAGTTAAATAAGCGGGCAGCAGCAAAAGCTAAAAAGAGCGCCAATTTAGAACAGCAGCTCCCTGAAATGCAGGTCACCGTGTCGGAATTGAGACACATCTGCGAAGCAGCAG CTATGGCAGAAAATGAGGCTGCTGCAAGAGAAGAGCGCTACCAGGAAATTGTTAAGAGGAGCAAGCTGAAAGAACTTGCCAGAGTTCAGGCAGAGAACCTGGCTTTCCTTGGGGCAGAAGTTGAGCGTCTCACCATGAAAAACTTTCCTTCACTTGATCAACTGAAACACTAA
- the cfap43 gene encoding cilia- and flagella-associated protein 43 isoform X3 → MNEFGSLELRWIQGFANRNTEFVENKTVCYTCGNHICFLNLETRTQNAFPSPGRGIGALTANGNSGIFAFSEEKLSPSIYVYTFPELQLKNELKGGAQLDYTSLALSHGGPYLGSCSSLPDHIITVWNWENAEPLCSQPQAGQDVVSLAFNPMNWLQLCALGTASLTVWNIAKSDSLHVLQPSTIELPAPDGTFSESQAPSSQNVSNIMAKLHQRTRARLTPSAICWTATSKLYVGCAEGFLLLVDPESHSVSVLFNPTSADAIPELRRNSFQRLTPNNNGLIAVGKESVVHLQIKGTQINIAQTWQLERPVTTVMYSPDYKALLFSSNTGQMYVLNPAQSDRIVKIFDVLSGNFVTATLLHNDKNICVSLKESGELQLWSSDGICISSLSLQVEVTCLASCPFAHYAAVGTATGKVLFIDLNQEQRPRLVHEVLLYHTAVDHLVFDHGGNYLFTSGSDSHIYVLEARPSKMFSVIGYTVLPGCILSLSAQCNRDNNEVKVLALCAGEEDRKKDGPDSIDRHGCLSSHVLKVFTFTVPRPLKSCVLGLSEIFAYCHRSKTLQRFVLPEDKGDLSDQQGVELKPVQEVRGHPLGPASLALSPHCLWLASVGRDGLLRIRETASMERYIELQCHSCRLGGVRSVSFSTDGCTLLTVGLKDGSLVCTNIRVKGGDVSKMNEATQYSKSMAHFLKNIFDTENPILINFPVWGQVSLVGTETQEVSGGPSVDVTERDGDDNNLLRAPPSQPTWLESRREGLLKEDQEQYSEMKKNLMETMKELRDSIQEMIRDSENQPEHFNLDVEEERRLEAMVEQEVTRVRTEIEWDILEKCYLRDVLKRECWDTMKVISRTIKAFHSDLEVLNYPLKEQTEKELEDLCRVQNMRKLEKAACSLGNLKKDLSAQEEEEEKKVQDAETATVTGSISAELGYSNPYVYDQFSLKTIEQRINQIVLLQDVIYRTKTAFNTDFEALHKQKMKELKRVRDRNKHIREIMLQLDMHEELWEPSLTNSEWPERLLTVEDSEIRAERYLTAEQKEEEERRKLEEERRLAAQADDSRERALDDMMDGVLEVKKEDILKMEIPPPEFVLTKPDIQWSEEEKKAFKEYEKKAKELSEEKEKYKKLLEIEIKKLHQSTKEATERFDENLAKLLEKKVNCTVAIYQEELKITYLVESVLREEEMRSQEQELKLKLEKMLAYKDETGERLKKLEEEVEFLQETYDNVVLEDKSLDKDFRRAFSELPSHMVDCLYKMFKRRPRAQKMRAQMDNSNNSDPFKEHRLYGSQAPDAFSQMLRAMDELDAPANMPEGLSTVAWERFCQIRRAKVESEQKVKTKALTLAEMQAFLQKKRNEDKAAQEKIKNLSEALESLHRKRTDLLMDTMVQIILKQGQVEVTTTDPTAANADTDFILYHRSVVDNLRSVIRTLAEQKIASMVACKDVRKGMIQLEWENKVMRKQIEDLYDKEKNIKMLRLSEEQQKMTHRSKSDQESHTSKQISSLEKSIALMETTHKKSVQQRLRKIEQLNKRAAAKAKKSANLEQQLPEMQVTVSELRHICEAAAMAENEAAAREERYQEIVKRSKLKELARVQAENLAFLGAEVERLTMKNFPSLDQLKH, encoded by the exons atgaaTGAGTTTGGAAGTTTAGAGCTCAG GTGGATACAAGGTTTCGCAAACAGAAATACCGAGTttgttgaaaataaaacagtatGCTACACATGTGGGAATCATATATGTTTCCTGAACTTGGAGACAAGGACGCAAAACGCGTTTCCGAGTCCTGGCAGAGGCATTGGTGCATTGACAGCCAACGGAAACAGTGGGATTTTTGCTTTCTCCGAGGAAAAGCTATCCCCGTCGATATATGTGTACACTTTCCCTGAGCTTCAGTTGAAGAATGAACTTAAGG GAGGAGCACAACTGGACTATACATCTCTGGCATTAAGTCACGGTGGTCCATATTTGGGCTCCTGCTCCTCTCTTCCTGACCACATCATTACTGTGTG GAACTGGGAAAATGCTGAGCCGCTTTGTTCTCAACCACAAGCTGGACAGGATGTCGTTTCCTTGGCATTCAACCCCATGAATTGGCTTCAGCTTTGTGCCTTGGGCACTGCTTCACTCACTGTCTGGAATATTGCAAAGAGTGACAGCCTTCATGTCCTGCAACCGAG TACAATTGAGCTTCCAGCACCTGATGGGACCTTTAGTGAGAGCCAGGCACCATCCTCTCAAAATGTCAGCAACATTATG GCCAAACTCCACCAGAGGACCAGAGCCAGGCTGACTCCTTCTGCCATCTGCTGGACAGCCACGTCAAAGCTCTATGTGGGCTGTGCTGAAGGATTCCTGCTTCTTGTTGACCCAGAGAGCCACTCTGTCTCTGTCCTTTTCAATCCTACAA GTGCTGATGCTATCCCTGAACTCAGAAGAAACAGCTTTCAGCGTTTAACTCCTAATAACAATGGTTTGATTGCTGTAGGAAAG GAGAGCGTGGTACACCTGCAAATCAAAGGGACTCAGATAAACATTGCACAAACGTGGCAGTTAGAAAGACCTGTCACAACTGTGATGTACTCTCCTGACTATAAAGCATTACTTTTTTCCTCTAATACA GGGCAGATGTATGTGTTGAACCCAGCCCAGTCAGACAGGATTGTGAAGATCTTCGATGTTCTCAGCGGCAACTTTGTGACAGCAACTCTCTTGCACAATGACAAGAACATTTGTGTG TCCTTGAAGGAGTCTGGAGAATTGCAGCTGTGGTCCTCAGATGGCATCTGCATCAGTTCTCTCTCACTCCAAGTGGAG GTGACATGTCTGGCCTCCTGTCCTTTTGCACACTATGCAGCTGTAGGAACAGCTACAGGAAAAGTGCTCTTTATTGACCTAAACCAGGAGCAGAGGCCTCGCCTGGTGCACGAGGTTCTCCTTTACCACACTGCTGTTGATCACTTAGT TTTTGATCATGGCGGGAACTACCTTTTCACCAGTGGCTCAGATTCACATATCTATGTCTTAGAAGCAAGGCCATCCAAGATGTTTTCAGTCATAGGGTACACAG TTCTTCCTGGATGCATTTTGTCTCTTTCCGCTCAGTGCAACAGAGACAACAACGAGGTGAAGGTTCTTGCACTGTGTGCTGGTGAAGAGGACAGAAAAAAGGACG GTCCAGATAGTATAGACCGACATGGTTGCCTGTCTTCTCACGTCCTCAAAGTGTTCACATTCACGGTGCCTCGTCCACTTAAAAGCTGTGTTCTGGGATTAAGTGAGATCTTTGCTTACTGCCACAGGAGTAAAACACTTCAGCGATTTGTACTTCCCGAG GACAAAGGGGATCTCTCCGATCAACAGGGAGTCGAGCTGAAACCAGTGCAGGAAGTAAGGGGTCATCCGTTGGGCCCTgcctctcttgctctctcccCTCACTGCTTATGGTTGGCTTCTGTGGGCCGAGATGGCTTACTACGGATTAGAGAAACTGCTTCCATG GAGCGCTACATTGAACTGCAGTGTCACTCGTGCCGTCTCGGTGGAGTCCGGAGCGTGTCCTTTTCCACAGACGGTTGTACACTCCTCACTGTAGGCCTCAAAGATGGCTCTCTTGTATGCACTAATATCAG AGTTAAAGGTGGGGATGTCAGTAAGATGAATGAAGCTACTCAGTACAGCAAGTCTATGGCTCATTTCTTGAAGAATATCTTTGATACTGAAAATCCCATCCTGATTAACTTTCCTGTGTGGGGTCAAGTGTCTCTGGTTGGGACGGAAACTCAAGAG GTCAGTGGTGGACCATCTGTGGATGTGACAGAGCGAGATGGGGATGATAACAACCTCCTACGTGCTCCACCTTCACAGCCCACCTGGCTGGAAAGCAGGCGAGAGGGG CTTCTAAAAGAAGATCAAGAACAATACTCTGAGATGAAGAAGAACCTGATGGAAACCATGAAAGAGTTACGTGACAGT ATCCAGGAGATGATACGTGACAGTGAGAACCAGCCTGAACACTTTAACCTGGATGttgaggaggagaggagactCGAGGCCATGGTGGAGCAGGAGGTCACGAGG GTGAGGACGGAAATTGAATGGGACATTTTAGAAAAATGTTACCTCCGTGATGTCCTAAAGAGAGAATGCTGGGATACCATGAAGGTCATCAGCAGGACCATAAAG GCTTTTCACTCTGACCTTGAAGTGCTGAACTACCCtctgaaagagcaaacagagAAAGAGCTTGAAGACCTTTGCAGGGTTCAAAATATGAGGAAGTTAGAAAAAGCTGCCTGCAGC CTGGGCAACCTAAAGAAGGATCTCAGTGcacaagaagaagaggaggagaagaaagtcCAGGACGCAGAGACTGCCACTGTGACGGGGAGTATCTCGGCTGAGTTAGGATATTCAAATCCTTATGTTTACGATCAGTTCAGCCTGAAAACCATAGAGCAGAGGATCAACCAGATTGTTTTGTTACAG GATGTGATTTATCGCACCAAGACAGCTTTCAACACTGACTTTGAGGCATTACACAAGCAGAAGATGAAGGAGCTCAAACGTGTGAGAGACAGGAACAAGCACATCAGAGAAATCATGCTGCAGCTGGACATGCACGAGGAGCTGTGGGAGCCCAGTCTGACCAACAGCGAGTGGCCAGAGAGGCTGCTCACAGTAGAAGACTCTGAG ATAAGAGCTGAACGGTACCTGACAGCGGagcagaaagaggaggaggagaggagaaagctGGAAGAGGAACGTCGTTTGGCTGCCCAA GCTGATGATTCTAGAGAAAGGGCTCTTGATGACATGATGGATGGAGTACTTGAAGTGAAAAAAGAGGACATCCTGAAAATG GAAATACCTCCGCCTGAGTTTGTTTTGACCAAACCTGACATTCAGTGgagtgaggaggagaaaaaagctTTCAAAGAGTATGAAAAGAAAGCCAAGGAGCTCAGCGAGGAGAAGGAGAAGTACAAAAAG CTACTGGAAATCGAAATAAAAAAGCTTCACCAGTCCACCAAGGAAGCGACCGAAAGGTTTGATGAAAATCTGGCAAAGCTGTTAGAGAAGAAAGTGAACTGCACAGTAGCTATATACCAG GAAGAGCTCAAGATCACATATCTCGTTGAGTCAGTCCTCAGAGAAGAAGAGATGAGAAGCCAGGAGCAGGAGCTCAAGCTCAAACTTGAAAAAATGTTGGCATACAAG GATGAAACTGGGGAGAGGTTGAAGAAGCTGGAAGAAGAAGTAGAGTTTTTACAGGAGACCTATGACAATGTTGTTCTTGAAGACAAA TCGCTGGATAAAGACTTCAGGAGGGCGTTTTCAGAACTCCCGAGCCATATGGTCGATTGCCTCTATAAGATGTTCAAACGCAGACCCAG GGCTCAGAAGATgagggcccagatggacaacaGTAACAATTCTGACCCGTTTAAAGAGCATCGTCTGTATGGTTCTCAGGCCCCTGATGCATTCAGCCAAATGCTCAGAGCCATGGATGAGCTGGACGCTCCAGCGAACATGCCAGAGGGCTTGAGCACAGTAGCCTGGGAGAGATTCTGTCAAATTCGCAGAGCTAAAGTAGAGAGCGAGCAAAAG gtaaaaacaaaagctttgACTCTCGCTGAGATGCAGGCATTCCTGCAGAAGAAGAGAAATGAGGATAAAGCTGCTcaagagaaaattaaaaatctTTCTGAAGCGCTTGAAAG TCTGCACCGGAAGAGGACTGATCTCCTGATGGACACCATGGTCCAGATCATACTTAAACAGGGACAGGTGGAGGTGACTACCACAGACCCAACTGCTGCCAACGCAGACACCGACTTCATTCTTTACCACAGGAGCGTTGTGGACAACCTGAGAAGTGTCATCAGG ACACTTGCAGAGCAGAAAATAGCATCCATGGTGGCGTGCAAAGATGTGCGTAAGGGCATGATCCAGCTAGAGTGGGAGAACAAGGTGATGAGGAAGCAAATAGAAGACCTCTACGACAAGGAGAAGAATATCAAGATGCTACGACTCTCAgaggagcagcagaaaatgaCA catCGCAGCAAGTCAGATCAAGAAAGTCACACATCCAAGCAGATTTCGAGTTTGGAGAAAAGTATTGCGTTGATGGAAACG ACTCATAAGAAGAGTGTGCAGCAACGCTTAAGAAAGATTGAACAGTTAAATAAGCGGGCAGCAGCAAAAGCTAAAAAGAGCGCCAATTTAGAACAGCAGCTCCCTGAAATGCAGGTCACCGTGTCGGAATTGAGACACATCTGCGAAGCAGCAG CTATGGCAGAAAATGAGGCTGCTGCAAGAGAAGAGCGCTACCAGGAAATTGTTAAGAGGAGCAAGCTGAAAGAACTTGCCAGAGTTCAGGCAGAGAACCTGGCTTTCCTTGGGGCAGAAGTTGAGCGTCTCACCATGAAAAACTTTCCTTCACTTGATCAACTGAAACACTAA